In Alicyclobacillus macrosporangiidus CPP55, a single window of DNA contains:
- a CDS encoding valine--tRNA ligase: MAHTAPSTSLPPVYDPKAVEQKIYQFWERGGYFQAGKDASKPAFSIVMPPPNVTGSLHLGHAWNNTLQDIIIRHKRMAGYDALYLPGTDHAGIATQARVERMLREEEGTTRHELGRERFVERVWAWKHKYGNLITSQVRALGVSCDWSRERFTMDEGLSRAVRTVFVRLYEKGLIYRGNRIINWCPRCSTALSDIEVEHNDVEGTLYHVRYPRTDGQGDVVVATTRPETMFADVAVAVHPDDERYRDLVGKTVHLSLTDREIPVIADAYVDPEFGTGCVKITPAHDPNDFEVGLRHNLETPSCIGPDGVLTELAGPYQGLSREEARRRVAADLEAQGYVVKAERITHAVGHCSRCDTVVEPFLSDQWFVRMEPLARAAIRGVEEGKLRFVPERFEKVFVHWLENVRDWCISRQLWWGHRIPAWYCDACGGITVAMEDVTACSHCGSGEVHQDEDVLDTWFSSALWPFSTMGWPDDTSDLARYYPTDTLVTAYDILFFWVARMVFTGLEFTGEMPFATVVVHGLIRASDGRKMSKSLGNGVDPLEVIDRYGADALRFTLTTGTSPGNDQRFYWEKVEASRNFINKVWNASRFVLMNLPDGGAIPPLNREALTLPDRWILHRLQETVAAVGELIDRYDFGEAGRALYDFAWDDFCDWYIEFAKLSLYGEDEARKGQTRAVLVHVLDTLLRLLHPFVPFVTEEIWQSLPVPGDALIAAAWPAVDASLFDEDAARRTQQLMEAVRAVRNVRAELNVPPSRPVELVVRPADAAAAELFESVRDVLWKFGHLSALTIDPDASAPAQAMTAVVTGAELYLPLAGLVDIAAELERLQKERSRLEAEVARAQKKLANPQFVAKAPADVVEGERAKLADYEAKLQAVEARIRQFQS; the protein is encoded by the coding sequence ATGGCACACACAGCACCTTCCACCAGTCTGCCGCCGGTGTACGACCCGAAGGCAGTGGAGCAGAAGATCTACCAGTTCTGGGAACGAGGCGGGTACTTCCAGGCGGGCAAGGACGCGTCGAAGCCGGCGTTCTCCATCGTCATGCCGCCTCCGAACGTCACCGGGTCGCTGCACCTCGGGCACGCATGGAACAACACCCTGCAGGACATCATCATCCGCCACAAGCGCATGGCCGGCTACGACGCCCTGTACCTGCCCGGGACCGATCACGCCGGCATCGCCACCCAGGCGCGCGTCGAACGGATGTTGCGCGAGGAGGAGGGCACGACTCGCCACGAGCTGGGACGGGAGCGGTTCGTCGAGCGGGTGTGGGCGTGGAAGCACAAGTACGGTAACCTGATCACCAGTCAGGTGCGGGCCCTCGGCGTGTCGTGCGACTGGTCCCGGGAGCGGTTCACCATGGACGAAGGGTTGTCGCGCGCCGTTCGGACCGTGTTCGTCCGCCTCTACGAGAAGGGGCTGATCTACCGCGGCAACCGCATTATCAACTGGTGCCCGCGCTGTTCGACTGCGCTGTCGGACATCGAGGTGGAGCACAACGACGTCGAAGGCACGCTGTATCACGTCCGCTACCCGCGCACGGACGGGCAGGGAGACGTGGTGGTCGCGACCACGCGGCCTGAGACGATGTTCGCCGATGTGGCCGTCGCGGTGCACCCGGATGACGAACGCTATCGCGATCTCGTCGGCAAGACGGTGCATCTGTCGCTGACGGACCGGGAGATCCCCGTGATCGCCGACGCGTACGTCGACCCTGAGTTCGGCACCGGCTGCGTGAAGATCACGCCCGCCCACGACCCGAACGACTTCGAGGTGGGCCTGCGCCACAACCTGGAGACGCCCAGCTGTATCGGCCCGGACGGTGTGTTGACCGAGCTCGCCGGCCCGTACCAGGGCCTGTCGCGGGAGGAGGCCCGGCGGCGGGTCGCCGCCGACCTGGAGGCGCAGGGGTATGTCGTGAAGGCGGAGCGGATCACGCACGCCGTCGGCCACTGCAGCCGCTGCGACACGGTCGTGGAGCCGTTCTTGTCCGATCAGTGGTTTGTCCGCATGGAGCCTCTCGCGCGGGCGGCCATCCGCGGCGTCGAGGAGGGGAAGCTCCGCTTCGTGCCAGAGCGGTTCGAGAAGGTGTTCGTGCACTGGCTGGAGAACGTGCGCGACTGGTGCATCTCTCGCCAGCTCTGGTGGGGTCACCGCATTCCGGCCTGGTACTGCGACGCCTGCGGCGGCATCACCGTCGCTATGGAGGACGTGACGGCGTGCAGTCACTGCGGCTCCGGCGAAGTGCATCAGGACGAGGACGTGCTCGACACCTGGTTTTCGTCCGCCCTGTGGCCCTTTTCGACCATGGGTTGGCCGGACGACACGAGCGACCTGGCCCGGTATTACCCGACGGACACCCTCGTCACCGCGTACGACATCCTGTTCTTCTGGGTCGCGCGGATGGTGTTCACCGGGCTCGAGTTCACGGGAGAGATGCCGTTCGCGACTGTGGTGGTCCACGGACTGATCCGGGCCTCCGATGGACGAAAGATGTCTAAGAGCCTCGGGAACGGGGTCGATCCGCTGGAGGTGATCGACCGCTACGGCGCCGACGCCCTGCGCTTCACGCTGACCACCGGCACCTCGCCCGGCAACGATCAGCGCTTTTACTGGGAGAAGGTCGAGGCGTCCCGGAACTTCATCAACAAGGTGTGGAACGCCTCTCGCTTCGTGCTGATGAACCTGCCCGACGGGGGCGCCATCCCGCCGCTCAATCGGGAGGCGTTGACGCTGCCCGACCGCTGGATCCTGCATCGGCTGCAGGAGACGGTCGCCGCCGTCGGCGAGCTCATCGACCGGTACGATTTCGGCGAAGCCGGGCGCGCCCTGTATGATTTCGCCTGGGACGACTTCTGCGACTGGTACATCGAGTTCGCGAAGCTGTCGCTGTACGGCGAAGATGAGGCGCGCAAGGGGCAGACCCGTGCGGTCTTGGTGCACGTGCTGGACACCCTGCTGCGCCTGCTGCACCCGTTCGTGCCGTTCGTCACGGAGGAGATATGGCAGTCTCTTCCGGTCCCCGGCGACGCCCTGATTGCGGCGGCCTGGCCGGCCGTGGATGCGTCGCTGTTCGACGAGGACGCGGCCCGCCGCACCCAGCAGCTGATGGAGGCGGTGCGAGCTGTGCGCAACGTCCGCGCGGAACTGAATGTGCCGCCGAGCCGGCCGGTGGAGCTGGTGGTGCGGCCGGCGGATGCGGCGGCGGCCGAACTGTTCGAGTCGGTGCGTGACGTCCTGTGGAAGTTCGGTCACCTCTCGGCGTTGACCATCGATCCCGATGCCTCCGCGCCCGCGCAGGCGATGACCGCCGTGGTGACGGGAGCAGAGCTGTATCTGCCTCTGGCGGGGCTGGTCGACATCGCCGCCGAACTGGAGCGGCTGCAAAAGGAGCGCAGCCGCCTGGAGGCGGAGGTGGCTCGGGCGCAGAAGAAACTGGCCAATCCGCAGTTCGTCGCCAAAGCGCCGGCCGACGTCGTCGAAGGGGAGCGGGCCAAGTTGGCCGACTACGAGGCGAAGCTGCAGGCGGTCGAGGCACGGATTCGCCAGTTTCAATCCTGA
- a CDS encoding bifunctional folylpolyglutamate synthase/dihydrofolate synthase gives MAVGAPQGANWLRSLARFGMKPGLDRTRRVLAALGDPQQALRFLHVAGTNGKGSVCAILTALLSARLRTATYTSPAFDGYRGRFVVDGRPIPETVFERLAETVRQAAEAAVPGDPLTEFEALTVMAILYFHEERAEAVVWETGLGGRLDTTNVVMPAVTGITNVGFDHMDVLGDTLRQIAREKAGILKPGVPAVTAAEGEALKVIRGRAKAVGAPLTVCGADVSATVWRRDARCQWLDYRGLDADGLQLPLPLFGDHQRQNAAVALAMYEWACRVGVCPRLSVRELREALMRVRWPGRFEVFEGPPLVVLDGAHNPPGATALARSLREFAQLGGLGRGAGHDAGTRGRMGAAARGEPKHAAETPGDWTMVVGVLGDKPVRPMLEALLPLAGRVIAAAPDSPRALRAAQLAEAVRTVSPSVQVETRPSVADALAFARTLGRPVCVWGSLYTVHEARKAMEQAEDLRM, from the coding sequence ATGGCGGTGGGCGCACCGCAAGGTGCGAATTGGCTGCGCAGTCTGGCGCGCTTTGGCATGAAGCCCGGTCTCGACCGCACTCGCCGGGTGTTGGCGGCCCTGGGCGATCCGCAGCAGGCGCTTCGCTTTCTGCACGTCGCGGGGACCAACGGGAAGGGGTCCGTCTGCGCCATCCTGACCGCGCTCTTGTCGGCACGCCTGCGGACGGCCACCTACACCTCCCCCGCCTTCGACGGGTACCGCGGCCGCTTCGTGGTGGACGGGCGGCCTATTCCGGAGACGGTGTTCGAACGGCTGGCCGAGACAGTGCGGCAGGCCGCGGAAGCGGCCGTTCCGGGCGATCCGCTGACCGAGTTCGAAGCGCTCACCGTGATGGCCATCCTGTACTTCCACGAGGAACGGGCGGAGGCCGTCGTCTGGGAGACCGGGCTCGGCGGGCGGCTGGACACCACGAATGTGGTGATGCCCGCCGTCACCGGCATCACAAACGTGGGATTCGATCACATGGATGTGCTGGGAGACACGCTCCGCCAAATCGCCCGGGAGAAGGCCGGCATCCTGAAACCGGGGGTTCCCGCGGTCACCGCGGCGGAAGGTGAGGCGCTCAAGGTCATCCGCGGCCGGGCCAAAGCCGTCGGTGCACCCCTGACGGTGTGCGGGGCGGACGTGTCGGCGACGGTGTGGCGGCGGGACGCCCGCTGCCAGTGGTTGGACTACCGCGGCCTTGACGCGGATGGGCTGCAGCTGCCGCTGCCTCTGTTCGGCGATCACCAGCGCCAGAACGCCGCCGTCGCCCTCGCGATGTACGAATGGGCGTGCCGGGTCGGCGTCTGTCCACGCCTATCGGTTCGCGAGCTGCGCGAGGCACTGATGCGCGTGCGCTGGCCCGGGCGGTTCGAAGTGTTCGAAGGGCCGCCGCTGGTGGTCCTGGACGGCGCGCACAACCCGCCGGGGGCGACGGCGCTGGCCCGGTCCCTGCGCGAGTTCGCCCAGCTCGGCGGGCTGGGGCGCGGAGCCGGGCATGACGCCGGAACACGGGGCCGCATGGGGGCGGCGGCAAGGGGCGAGCCGAAACATGCCGCGGAGACGCCGGGGGATTGGACGATGGTCGTCGGCGTTTTGGGCGACAAACCGGTGCGCCCCATGCTGGAGGCGCTTCTGCCATTGGCGGGCCGCGTGATCGCAGCGGCGCCGGATTCGCCCCGGGCGCTGCGGGCCGCCCAACTGGCGGAGGCGGTTCGGACCGTTTCACCCAGCGTCCAGGTCGAGACCCGGCCTTCGGTAGCGGACGCGCTGGCCTTTGCGCGCACCTTGGGGCGGCCGGTGTGCGTGTGGGGTTCCCTGTATACGGTGCACGAGGCGAGGAAGGCTATGGAACAAGCGGAAGATCTACGGATGTGA
- a CDS encoding prepilin peptidase — MEGVEGVSAGGWTGPVFAWMGFMFGLLFGSFINVVGYRVPRGESVVFPRSHCPDCGRTLSAWELIPAVSWLMLGGRCRTCRNPIPLRYPCIELAAGALFALTAVHADRLLEGLAWSVFWLLLLATVATDLTSMRVPNVLSLPGAAVVLGLVIASGVRSAGGALLGMAGCTLTLWGIHLLSRGRMGLGDVKLYASIGAMLGFWGGLESLVLASVYGTVIGYGMRAVGWLKPRQPVPFVPFIAMGVVTAVWFGDALTSWYLREVLGWAG; from the coding sequence ATGGAAGGGGTCGAGGGTGTGTCCGCGGGCGGATGGACCGGGCCGGTGTTCGCCTGGATGGGCTTTATGTTCGGTTTGTTGTTCGGCTCGTTCATCAACGTGGTCGGGTACCGCGTACCCCGCGGGGAGTCGGTGGTGTTTCCGCGGTCCCATTGCCCGGACTGCGGCCGGACACTGAGCGCCTGGGAGCTTATCCCGGCCGTGTCTTGGCTCATGCTCGGGGGGCGTTGCCGGACGTGCCGCAATCCAATTCCGCTGAGGTACCCTTGCATCGAGTTGGCGGCGGGGGCGCTGTTCGCGTTGACGGCGGTCCACGCCGACCGCCTTCTGGAAGGCCTGGCATGGTCCGTGTTCTGGCTGCTGTTGTTGGCGACTGTGGCCACGGACCTGACCTCGATGCGGGTGCCGAACGTCCTGTCTTTGCCCGGGGCCGCTGTGGTGCTGGGATTGGTGATCGCCTCCGGGGTGCGGAGCGCGGGCGGGGCTCTGCTCGGCATGGCAGGCTGCACGCTGACGCTGTGGGGGATTCATCTGCTATCGCGCGGCCGGATGGGCCTGGGTGACGTCAAGCTGTACGCCAGCATCGGCGCCATGCTCGGCTTCTGGGGCGGGTTGGAGTCGCTCGTTTTGGCGTCCGTGTACGGTACGGTGATCGGTTACGGCATGCGCGCGGTGGGCTGGCTGAAGCCGCGCCAGCCGGTGCCCTTCGTGCCGTTCATCGCCATGGGCGTGGTGACGGCCGTGTGGTTCGGGGATGCCCTGACCAGCTGGTATCTGCGCGAGGTGCTCGGGTGGGCCGGCTGA
- a CDS encoding GspE/PulE family protein, producing the protein MARKRLGDLLVEMGLITQEQLQDVLQTQRETKARIGELLIKKGYVTEEQIIEALEFQLGIPHINLYRYAVDPSVVQLVPEALARRHLAFPVKKDKQRLTVAMADPLDFYAIEDLQMSTGFQIEPAIASKDELRAFIERYYGMRESVDELKAVVRPAEEELTSQVTNEDAPVVRLVNQIIQQGLAMRASDIHIDPAPDGLRIRYRVDGVLRTEQVLPRSMQSVVLTRLKIMANLNVAERRLPQDGRTAVEDGARKVDVRVATLPTVHGERCVLRLLDPRQGVMDIAGLGLSAANEAVFRSLIRASHGMVLITGPTGSGKTSTLYAALRALNSEERNVITIEDPVEYQLPGVNQVQVNPATGLTFARGLRSILRQDPDVVMVGEIRDAETAEIAIRAALTGHLVLSTLHTNDAVSALTRLVDMGIEPYLVASAVLGVVAQRLVRRVCDQCAEAYAPAAAEQAFLERRGVRADKLLRGHGCGYCGRTGYRGRVAVHEVLRMDDTLRAMVVEKRPDSDYRRHATANGMTLMVDDGIEKALAGRTTLAEVMRVTLRE; encoded by the coding sequence ATGGCGCGAAAACGGCTGGGGGACCTGCTGGTGGAGATGGGCCTGATCACGCAGGAGCAGCTGCAGGACGTCCTGCAGACACAGCGTGAGACCAAGGCACGCATTGGAGAACTGTTGATCAAAAAGGGGTACGTCACCGAGGAGCAGATCATCGAGGCGCTGGAGTTTCAACTCGGCATCCCGCACATCAACCTGTACCGGTACGCTGTCGACCCGAGTGTGGTTCAGCTCGTGCCAGAGGCGTTGGCGAGGCGCCATCTGGCGTTTCCGGTCAAGAAGGACAAGCAGCGGCTGACGGTGGCGATGGCCGATCCGCTCGATTTCTACGCCATCGAGGACCTGCAGATGTCCACCGGGTTTCAGATAGAGCCGGCGATCGCGTCGAAAGACGAGTTGCGCGCCTTCATCGAGCGCTACTACGGTATGCGGGAATCCGTCGACGAGTTGAAAGCGGTGGTGCGGCCCGCCGAGGAAGAGTTGACCAGCCAAGTCACGAACGAGGACGCGCCGGTCGTGCGCCTGGTCAACCAGATCATCCAGCAAGGCTTGGCGATGCGCGCCAGCGACATCCACATCGATCCGGCGCCGGATGGTTTGCGCATCCGCTACCGGGTGGACGGGGTGCTGCGCACCGAGCAGGTGTTGCCGCGCTCGATGCAATCGGTGGTGTTGACGCGGCTGAAGATCATGGCCAATTTGAACGTCGCGGAGCGCCGGCTGCCTCAGGACGGGAGAACCGCCGTGGAAGACGGGGCCCGGAAGGTGGACGTACGCGTGGCCACGCTGCCGACAGTGCACGGAGAGCGGTGTGTGCTGCGTCTGCTCGACCCGCGGCAAGGGGTGATGGACATCGCCGGTCTCGGCTTGTCGGCTGCCAATGAGGCGGTGTTTCGGAGCTTGATTCGGGCCTCGCACGGAATGGTCCTCATCACCGGACCCACGGGCAGCGGCAAGACGTCCACTCTGTACGCCGCGCTGCGCGCACTCAATTCGGAGGAGCGAAACGTCATCACCATCGAAGACCCGGTGGAGTACCAACTGCCGGGAGTCAACCAGGTTCAGGTCAACCCGGCCACCGGCCTGACGTTTGCGCGCGGGCTGCGCTCCATCCTGCGCCAAGACCCGGACGTGGTGATGGTGGGTGAGATCCGGGACGCGGAGACGGCCGAGATCGCCATCCGGGCGGCCCTCACCGGGCACCTGGTGCTGAGCACCCTGCACACCAACGACGCGGTCAGCGCCCTCACTCGCCTCGTGGACATGGGCATCGAACCGTACTTGGTGGCGTCCGCGGTGCTGGGTGTGGTGGCGCAACGGCTGGTGCGCAGGGTGTGCGACCAGTGCGCGGAGGCGTACGCGCCTGCGGCAGCGGAGCAGGCGTTCTTGGAGCGGCGGGGCGTACGGGCGGACAAGCTGTTGCGCGGACACGGCTGCGGGTACTGCGGGCGCACCGGCTATCGCGGCCGGGTGGCGGTGCACGAGGTGCTGCGGATGGACGATACCCTGCGCGCGATGGTGGTCGAGAAGCGGCCCGACTCCGACTACCGCCGGCACGCCACGGCAAACGGGATGACCCTGATGGTCGACGACGGGATCGAAAAGGCCTTGGCCGGGCGCACGACGCTGGCGGAAGTGATGCGGGTGACCTTGCGCGAGTAA
- a CDS encoding type IV pilus twitching motility protein PilT, with protein MDILQLLAQAKAAGASDLHLSVNAPPVLRVNGELVAEGDPLSPADTEGMARALMTSPQWEAFAAAGEIDFSFSLPGVSRYRVNVYRQRGCVSIAARVVPNQVPKLEDLGLPEVLRSFTDKPNGLVLVTGPTGSGKSTTLAAMIDHINHTQRKHIITLEDPIEYLHRHHLSIINQREIGLDTHSFGPALRAALRQDPDVILVGEMRDLETMQTAITAAETGHLVFATLHTSDAVQTVDRIIDVFPASQQAQVRLQIASVLQGVVTQRLYKRADGRGRVAAVEVLVNTPAVANLIRTEKTHQIRSVMQTGRAFGMQTMEMHLRELVGRGVLPASAVQSAGVQGVGVS; from the coding sequence ATGGACATCTTGCAACTGCTGGCGCAGGCGAAGGCGGCCGGTGCGTCCGACCTGCACCTGTCGGTCAATGCGCCGCCTGTCCTGCGCGTGAACGGGGAACTCGTGGCGGAGGGGGATCCACTGTCGCCAGCCGACACAGAAGGGATGGCGCGCGCCCTGATGACGAGCCCACAGTGGGAGGCGTTCGCGGCGGCGGGCGAGATCGACTTCTCCTTCAGCCTGCCGGGCGTGTCCCGTTACCGCGTGAACGTGTACCGGCAGCGCGGGTGCGTCAGCATCGCGGCCAGGGTGGTTCCGAATCAGGTCCCGAAGCTGGAGGACCTCGGGTTGCCGGAGGTGTTGCGCTCGTTCACGGACAAGCCGAACGGTCTGGTCTTGGTCACGGGGCCGACGGGCAGCGGCAAGTCGACGACACTGGCGGCCATGATTGACCACATCAACCACACCCAGCGCAAGCACATCATCACGCTGGAAGATCCGATCGAATACCTGCACCGGCACCACCTGTCCATCATCAATCAGCGCGAGATTGGCCTCGACACGCACAGCTTCGGGCCGGCGCTGCGGGCCGCCCTGCGCCAGGACCCGGACGTCATCCTGGTCGGGGAGATGCGGGACCTGGAGACCATGCAGACGGCCATCACGGCGGCGGAGACGGGTCACCTGGTGTTCGCCACCCTGCACACCAGCGATGCGGTGCAGACCGTCGACCGCATAATTGACGTGTTTCCGGCGTCCCAGCAGGCCCAGGTGCGGCTGCAGATCGCGTCGGTGCTGCAGGGCGTGGTCACGCAGCGGCTGTACAAGCGAGCTGATGGCCGCGGGCGCGTGGCGGCGGTGGAGGTGTTGGTCAATACCCCCGCGGTGGCGAACCTGATTCGCACGGAAAAGACCCACCAGATTCGCTCGGTGATGCAGACAGGCCGGGCGTTCGGCATGCAGACGATGGAGATGCACCTGCGCGAACTGGTGGGCCGCGGTGTGTTGCCGGCGTCCGCGGTGCAATCGGCGGGCGTACAGGGAGTCGGGGTGTCGTAA
- a CDS encoding type II secretion system F family protein: MEFRYKAVDARGKRRRGRVAAEDRREALRKLRESGLYATELAATAEKAVRAGEDAPRWRVSAPAGLRARLEGWPRALTTGRLPTGGSVTAKDLAVFSRQLATLVRAGVGVASAVEVLAAETENRRLAAVLLEVVGEMHTGHQLSAALAARTRAFPPLLTNLVRAGEASGSLDEVLERAAVHFEKQHYTREKVKSALAYPVLVSLVAVLVTVFLLVKVVPTFVALFRNYNAPLPLPTRVVMDVSSVFVHAWFLVLAAAVLLYAGYRVALRHERFRLMRDRLRLRVPVFGQLALKSAMATMARTMGTLFASGVPVLQCLDLTASAVDNAVVAQGLLHAREGIAMGQPMSQRLAGEPVFPPLVTHMIRVGEETGNLDLMLGKVADFYEAETEALADRLKALLEPMLVLVLAVIVGTIVLSVIAPMFAIYQQIGSLG, encoded by the coding sequence ATGGAGTTTCGCTACAAGGCCGTGGACGCACGCGGCAAACGCAGGCGCGGGCGCGTGGCGGCTGAGGACCGCCGCGAGGCCTTGCGCAAGCTGCGCGAGAGCGGCTTGTACGCGACGGAGCTGGCGGCCACCGCCGAGAAGGCCGTGCGCGCAGGGGAGGATGCACCCCGCTGGCGCGTCAGCGCACCGGCCGGGCTGCGGGCCCGCTTGGAGGGGTGGCCGCGGGCGCTGACGACGGGGCGTCTTCCCACGGGAGGCTCGGTGACGGCCAAAGACCTGGCCGTATTCTCCCGCCAGCTGGCGACGTTGGTGCGGGCGGGCGTCGGCGTGGCGAGCGCGGTCGAGGTGTTGGCGGCGGAGACGGAGAACCGCCGCCTAGCTGCCGTGTTGTTGGAAGTGGTGGGGGAGATGCACACGGGCCACCAGCTGTCCGCTGCCCTGGCGGCGAGGACGCGGGCGTTTCCGCCGCTGTTGACCAACTTGGTGCGGGCCGGTGAGGCGTCCGGCAGCCTGGACGAGGTCTTGGAGCGCGCAGCCGTCCACTTCGAGAAGCAGCACTACACCCGCGAGAAAGTCAAGTCGGCGCTGGCGTATCCGGTCTTGGTGAGCTTGGTCGCCGTCTTGGTCACCGTGTTCCTGCTGGTCAAGGTGGTGCCGACGTTTGTGGCGTTGTTTCGCAATTACAACGCCCCGCTGCCACTGCCGACGCGCGTGGTGATGGACGTGTCCTCTGTTTTCGTCCACGCCTGGTTCTTAGTGCTGGCGGCGGCGGTGCTGTTGTACGCCGGCTACCGGGTGGCGCTGCGCCATGAGCGGTTCCGCTTGATGCGGGACAGGTTGCGGCTGAGGGTGCCGGTGTTCGGTCAGTTGGCGTTGAAGTCTGCCATGGCCACCATGGCCCGCACCATGGGGACCCTGTTCGCCAGCGGCGTGCCGGTCCTGCAGTGCCTCGACCTGACCGCGTCCGCCGTCGACAATGCGGTGGTGGCGCAGGGGCTCCTGCACGCGCGCGAGGGGATCGCCATGGGCCAGCCGATGTCGCAGCGGCTGGCGGGGGAGCCAGTGTTTCCTCCGTTGGTGACGCACATGATCCGCGTCGGCGAGGAGACGGGAAACCTGGACCTCATGTTGGGGAAGGTGGCCGATTTTTATGAGGCGGAAACCGAGGCGTTGGCAGACCGCCTGAAGGCCTTGCTGGAACCGATGTTGGTGCTGGTGCTGGCGGTCATTGTGGGCACGATTGTGCTGTCCGTGATCGCACCCATGTTCGCTATCTACCAACAAATTGGAAGTCTCGGATGA
- a CDS encoding type II secretion system protein GspG, whose amino-acid sequence MKEKLKQTVLVRLQEMEQRREQGERGLTLIEMLAVIVILGLIAAMAVPAVMGSINDSKKKTTEQSMVVISEALQRYAMEEGNGQYPVSPGYGWYPASSALNDVLVASPNGKSKVGYLQAIPKDAWNQDFWYKSDGTYFELVTDKAINSGDPGDTLYLSNSMAQPVDNPSQLQNWR is encoded by the coding sequence ATGAAAGAGAAGCTGAAACAAACGGTTTTGGTGCGGCTGCAAGAGATGGAGCAGCGGCGCGAGCAGGGCGAGCGAGGCTTGACGCTGATCGAGATGCTCGCCGTCATTGTTATCCTCGGCTTGATCGCGGCCATGGCCGTACCTGCGGTTATGGGGTCCATCAACGACTCCAAGAAGAAAACCACCGAACAGAGCATGGTCGTAATTTCGGAGGCCCTGCAGCGGTATGCCATGGAGGAAGGGAACGGACAGTATCCTGTTTCTCCCGGGTACGGTTGGTATCCCGCTTCCTCTGCTCTGAACGATGTTCTGGTAGCATCTCCCAACGGGAAATCAAAAGTCGGGTACTTGCAGGCAATTCCAAAGGACGCATGGAACCAGGACTTTTGGTATAAATCGGACGGCACTTACTTCGAACTTGTGACTGACAAAGCTATCAATAGCGGTGATCCGGGTGACACCCTGTACTTGAGCAACTCGATGGCACAACCTGTGGACAATCCAAGTCAACTCCAAAATTGGCGGTAA
- the pilM gene encoding type IV pilus biogenesis protein PilM: MTWHLWRRRAVGIEFTRTGCRCVAVRFSSRGPEVLGAIEGELADGNELQATDAFVGQLRDFSRRHRLRNCRVVIGVPSERVTVRLLKMPPLPDRALRQAVALELGETIHLPFDDPVFDVVRVPQLVADDPGDEVPVCLVAAPRGYVQWALQVVRSAGLRPRAVDLAPLARLRAAGPDAWQAAGVRVLLQLDDADTTISVVAGGALYFLRTVENLSNGVDEGTVVDGRLADVAYEVDRVIKFFQFNLAGRELPVDGVWLAGLLSDEAAAAARLSGLLGLPVQPLPAEVVWRRGAAVNHSAAYATAVGLALKGGFP, encoded by the coding sequence ATGACTTGGCACCTGTGGCGGCGGCGGGCAGTGGGCATCGAATTCACGCGCACCGGGTGCCGGTGTGTGGCGGTCAGGTTTAGCTCCCGCGGGCCTGAGGTGTTGGGGGCCATCGAGGGTGAGCTGGCCGACGGGAACGAGCTACAGGCAACAGACGCCTTCGTCGGCCAGCTCCGTGATTTTTCCCGCCGGCACCGGCTGCGGAACTGCCGGGTGGTCATTGGGGTACCGAGCGAACGGGTGACGGTCAGGCTGCTGAAGATGCCGCCGCTGCCGGACCGGGCGTTACGGCAGGCGGTCGCGCTGGAACTGGGCGAGACCATCCACCTGCCGTTTGACGATCCGGTGTTCGACGTGGTCAGGGTGCCGCAACTGGTTGCCGACGACCCGGGCGATGAAGTGCCGGTGTGTTTGGTGGCTGCCCCGCGCGGGTACGTGCAGTGGGCGCTGCAGGTGGTGCGTTCGGCCGGCCTGCGCCCGCGGGCGGTTGACCTGGCCCCGCTCGCACGGCTGCGGGCCGCCGGGCCGGACGCATGGCAGGCGGCCGGGGTGCGGGTGCTGTTGCAGCTGGATGATGCCGACACGACGATTTCGGTGGTCGCCGGCGGGGCGTTGTATTTTCTTCGCACTGTCGAAAATCTGTCGAACGGCGTCGACGAAGGCACCGTGGTGGACGGCCGGCTGGCCGACGTGGCGTACGAGGTGGACCGGGTGATCAAGTTTTTCCAATTCAACTTGGCCGGGCGTGAGTTGCCGGTGGACGGGGTGTGGCTGGCAGGTCTCCTCAGTGATGAGGCGGCTGCTGCCGCGCGGCTCAGCGGCCTGTTGGGTCTGCCGGTGCAGCCGCTGCCTGCCGAAGTGGTTTGGCGCCGAGGGGCAGCCGTGAACCACTCCGCCGCCTACGCCACAGCGGTGGGTCTGGCGCTGAAAGGTGGGTTCCCGTGA